Proteins found in one Zea mays cultivar B73 chromosome 1, Zm-B73-REFERENCE-NAM-5.0, whole genome shotgun sequence genomic segment:
- the LOC103644200 gene encoding protein NO VEIN isoform X1, producing MSRQDRHQWPRPNHGYDPRAAAAAAQWYGAASMLFPDPGAAALHGINPYGFAPNPFFNNFLPQNSAALAAYQLQQQQAHHFASHAYHQAPTGNTMHRSTKPAAAAKPAPPPGNQQAVLDRAQEAARKAREELVKGGDGVTAWKVAQAVLVALKADSWDSLGVQPQDVPLLRDLFLIEGKVNAFIHCYVAARKIVTVYDLEVEICKNEGVVQFEELGLGPFLQHPLVAHYFLVPADLSVVPKLCSEEIINTLLKFVDKSKKKITIEDFLNHLAEKKSVSGKEKLGVRVQSLGLHISLLRQAKQTEVSAAKLRANMSGSGNSSQEKDLLKNASFHTHKKALDKRFISLTNRIKELPGINKHIHFDSTDDETNSCTGSEDGKSDGNENENECSILDKKDGDKRVNSCPYPSKTEELERLGLKSEINKRQSLENSKPRDSGKKGKVSEKRKYEEIGSPSCSFKQPKKQQKLQKHEASPKCFLSIGKLENFVTTWKETCREHPVQQVLEMLANYYGRTISGKRRIRNFFSQYPGIGLLNVAVKSMGCGLLDSIYDVIQLADENDVASSPPPNTTTEVMEIEPPSKENTGSTNGAHEKSEDNMTAHGVAIDDVIRRISEYIESNSKISGDVALQVRALNDCETWVTTQFSANQFSALGHGTFLEFLDKHCHQFRTALSSFFKEGPSNSSSLEVSVLQQQIEFLLCQAESNWLEDSDFSEDSFVMLLKKQFPTISFNIVQDKSDGGVSGFIEGQKKDIRTYSLKFSISLLEKRWSGTLPSRHGNVDELGNIVAEQSCYHTTVCSREAINCLLRAPMLSDLHLWSHWDSLFAPTLGSFVHWLLNTGPIQELACIATTDGRFIRVDSSATVDQFLEAIIHRSPLQVAVKLLSLLYIYNGSMNTPMSLLKCYAQRAIKLIVDNNNDLMNAKSENKIFMPDEPQNLSSESSTCFADQCQESSQASPGRLIRSDSLPNINNTVHLITKFVLDCLDHLPSEFRSLAADILLAGFRVVTKNWHAVMLHEATENGQLCMLHDIGLSLGVVEWVEDCHRLCLTDEVHVQTEMHSSAKLATPASVGATHEDSNMHISSDVNMMDKRKQLFPVINDRAGIDKEDNKMLNPAGTEADVAELHTTSRSSMMEETSLEEASLVIETIRREEFGLDQALSDTENSLLKKQHARLGRALHCLSQELYSQDSHLLLELVQNADDNTYPEDVEATLAFILQEDGIAVLNNERGFSAENIRALCDIGNSTKKGSNQGYIGNKGIGFKSVFRVTDAPEIHSNGFHVKFDITDGQIGFVLPTAVPPYSTTSFSRMLSVEDDKDAHSLWNTCILLPFRSKFRECTGMCSIVSLFSDLHPSLLLFLHRLKCIKFKNLFDDTLLIMRREILGDGIVRISHGIETMSWLVVSKRLQGTIVRHDVCTTEIAVAFTLQQTEEGDYEPYLKQQPVFAFLPLRNYGLKFILQGDFVLPSSREEVDADSAWNQWLLSEFPSLFVSAQESFCALPCFQRCPGKAVTAFLSFIPLAGEVHGFFSQLPHLILSKLRLTRCMFLDGSTVQWVYPCNTLRGWDEQTKMLFSEGLLHEHLGLGYLSKNIVISDKLSRALGIHDYGPNILLDAISSICRIDGCIESLGLEWLCAWFVNLYLTLLSHSSQNVSSARNLEDILLDKVRKIPCIPLSDGSFTSISDGRIWLPYDVASSIPECSSIPNFPALYGNLRTVSPNLLSACCKNKYLMEEVRINDLADMLQRIGVRKLSGHDIVKNHIMVSLRNGLDANVADIVIREYVSFIMVHLQSSCTSCNFERGEIVSELRKSPIFLTNHGYKSPADEPIHFSKDYGNSVDVTRLLQNVEISWIELDSSYLQHHGSQSSSFAREKWRQFFEEMGVTDFVQVVKVEKTLSQVDSILAGGLSLADVSTKQCTVYDWESPELSRILSIFSSKRCKENCVYLLEVLDRFWDDHYSAKSRIFTDATHCGENRAVESSFMKCIQSFKWIASRMDEDLHYATDLFYDCENVRSLFGSVAPYAVPQVSSSSLKKAIGFKTEVSYCDALMVLKSWITSKVPFRASMSQMCKFYTFLSEGVADAKIDIKREFMSSPSIFTPLQRPRASEVIPGRFLAPEDLYWHDPTGCSEITEDFVATKNRSMFPRKMLSAAYPNLYELFTLTCGVPKAPTTSNYVEMLLRLSTIALPSQAGNHVFCVFVRWAKCMHSESDKMNDILYLKESLQKLETTILPTSADKWVSLHPSFGLVCWVDDDELKQQFVNSNDVYFIQFGDLSSEDKQMLYGRVAALMKSLGIQALSKVVYREAIFYGTSENREKVSLICWLLPYMQRYIYKMHRDTYINFQKNDIMKISNLQVVVVDKLFHKYVLRGLESSSKKRFQCHCLLQGDTLYATQEADSHSVFLELSRIFFDGSHDLHFANFLHMIKTMAESGTHAEQIETFIVNNQNVPELPEHEAIWSFSSLSAAKHGSANQGGADTQGVDFQPVHEFSIPNHQKAQVMVSSWPLNYWRTAPVFRTPLINQHASMQEAKVNDAGPSSNLNMPAMYGHTEDSLLSADLERDWIIEENPRTETTLFGDSSSEILDEPQMVMSAEPFHAPAYLNLEAGNSSPTVHVELTNSDEKLANLAEDKNRRLSDASQLRTGSNPMVDVELTNFDEKLANLAEGKNQRLSDASQLRTGSNPMVDVELTNFDEKLAILAEDKNQRLSDANQLRTGRLGEELVEKYLAKQLGSNNVRWVNNRIETGLPYDIVITHPEGFTEYVEVKTTVSSRKDWFDVSAREWQFALEKGDSFSIARVILGTKKASIEMLKNPHKLCKQKALRLALLISRSAAT from the exons ATGAGCCGCCAGGATCGTCACCAGTGGCCTCGCCCTAACCACGGATACGAccctcgcgccgccgccgccgccgcgcaatGGTATGGCGCCGCTTCGATGCTGTTTCCcgaccccggcgcggcggcgctgcACGGGATAAACCCCTACGGCTTCGCCCCTAACCCTTTCTTCAATAACTTCCTCCCCCAGAACTCCGCTGCCCTAGCTGCCTACCAactgcagcagcagcaggctcatCACTTCGCCTCCCATGCCTACCACCAAGCCCCTACCGGTAACACCATGCACCGCTCTACCAAACCCGCCGCCGCTGCCAAACCTGCGCCGCCACCGGGCAACCAGCAGGCCGTGCTGGACCGGGCTCAAGAGGCGGCGAGGAAGGCTCGGGAGGAGCTCGTGAAGGGTGGGGACGGCGTCACGGCGTGGAaggtggcgcaggcggtgctggtGGCGCTCAAGGCTGATTCGTGGGACTCCCTCGGCGTCCAGCCCCAGGATGTGCCTCTCCTGCGGGATCTCTTCCTAATCGAGGGCAAG GTGAACGCATTCATCCATTGCTATGTTGCAGCAAGAAAAATTGTAACGGTTTATGATCTGGAGGTTGAGATATGCAAGAATGAGGGGGTTGTGCAATTTGAAGAGCTGGGATTGGGACCTTTCCTTCAGCACCCGCTTGTTGCACATTATTTTTTAGTGCCAGCTGATTTGTCTGTGGTGCCTAAGCTTTGTAGCGAGGAAATTATCAATACCCTGCTGAAATTTGTGGACAAATCTAAGAAAAAAATCACAATTGAAGATTTTTTGAACCATCTTGCAGAGAAAAAATCAGTCTCTGGGAAGGAAAAACTTGGTGTGCGGGTACAAAGCTTGGG GTTGCATATTTCCTTACTACGACAGGCCAAGCAAACAGAAGTGTCTGCTGCGAAGCTTCGAGCAAATATGAGTGGATCTGGTAATAGTAGTCAGGAGAAGGATTTGTTGAAAAATGCAAGTTTCCATACTCACAAGAAGGCTTTGGACAAGAGGTTCATTTCTTTAACTAATCGTATAAAAGAGTTACCAGGCATCAATAAGCATATCCATTTTGATTCGACCGATGATGAAACTAATAGTTGTACTGGTTCTGAGGATGGTAAATCTGATGGCAATGAGAATGAGAATGAATGTTCTATTCTTGACAAAAAGGATGGTGATAAGCGTGTGAATAGCTGCCCATATCCGTCAAAAACTGAAGAACTGGAAAGGCTTGGTTTGAAATCTGAAATTAATAAAAGGCAATCTTTAGAGAATAGCAAGCCAAGAGACAGTGGGAAAAAGGGGAAAGTAAGTGAAAAAAGAAAATATGAAGAAATCGGGAGTCCTAGCTGTTCGTTCAAGCAGCCTAAGAAGCAGCAAAAGTTGCAAAAACATGAAGCATCACCGAAATGTTTCCTAAGTATAGGTAAGCTGGAAAATTTTGTAACAACATGGAAGGAAACATGTCGTGAACATCCAGTTCAACAG GTTTTGGAAATGTTAGCAAATTACTATGGGAGAACGATATCAGGGAAGAGGAGAATTAGAAATTTCTTCTCACAGTACCCAGGCATTGGCCTTCTCAATGTTGCT GTTAAATCAATGGGATGTGGTCTGCTGGATAGCATTTACGATGTGATACAGCTTGCTGATGAGAATGATGTAGCTTCAAGCCCTCCTCCTAACACCACCACTGAAGTTATGGAAATTGAGCCTCCAAGTAAAGAAAATACAGGTAGCACTAATGGAGCCCATGAGAAGAGTGAAGACAACATGACTGCACATG GTGTTGCTATTGATGATGTCATCAGGAGGATTTCAGAATATATTGAATCCAACAGTAAAATCTCTGGTGATGTGGCTTTGCAAGTGAGGGCACTTAATGATTGTGAAACATGGGTAACTACTCAATTTTCAGCAAATCAATTCAGTGCTCTTGGCCATGGGACATTCCTTGAGTTTTTGGACAAACATTGTCACCAGTTCCGAACTGCTTTGAGTAGTTTCTTTAAGGAGGGTCCTTCTAATTCTTCATCTCTGGAAGTTTCTGTACTGCAGCAGCAAATTGAATTTTTACTCTGTCAAGCTGAGAGTAATTGGCTGGAAGATAGTGACTTTTCAGAGGATAGTTTTGTTATGCTTCTTAAAAAGCAATTTCCAACAATAAGCTTTAATATTGTGCAAGACAAATCTGATGGTGGAGTTTCTGGCTTTATTGAGGGGCAGAAGAAAGACATACGGACATATAGTTTAAAATTTTCCATCTCTTTGTTGGAGAAACGATGGTCTGGAACTTTGCCAAGTAGACATGGGAATGTTGATGAACTGGGGAACATTGTCGCTGAACAATCTTGTTACCATACCACAGTTTGCTCACGAGAGGCAATTAATTGTTTACTGAGGGCTCCTATGCTGTCTGATCTGCATCTTTGGTCCCATTGGGATTCGCTATTTGCTCCTACACTGGGCTCCTTTGTACATTGGTTGCTGAATACTGGTCCAATTCAAGAGCTCGCATGCATTGCGACCACAGATGGTAGGTTTATTAGAGTAGATTCATCAGCCACAGTTGACCAGTTTCTGGAAGCTATTATCCATCGATCACCACTTCAAGTGGCAGTGAAACTGCTTTCACTTCTATACATTTACAATGGTTCTATGAACACCCCAATGTCATTGCTAAAATGTTATGCACAGCGAGCAATAAAGCTCATAGTAGATAACAACAATGATTTGATGAATGCTAAATCTGAAAACAAAATATTTATGCCTGATGAGCCCCAAAACCTAAGTAGTGAAAGCTCTACTTGTTTTGCTGATCAGTGTCAAGAAAGCTCTCAGGCGTCTCCTGGAAGGTTGATCAGGTCTGATAGCTTGCCAAACATTAATAACACTGttcatttgatcacaaaatttgtACTTGATTGTCTTGATCATCTACCTTCAGAATTCCGTAGTCTTGCAGCAGACATACTATTGGCAGGATTTCGGGTTGTTACTAAGAACTGGCATGCAGTTATGTTGCATGAAGCCACTGAAAACGGGCAGCTTTGCATGCTTCATGATATTGGTTTGTCACTTGGAGTTGTAGAATGGGTTGAAGATTGCCATAGGTTGTGTTTAACTGATGAAGTTCATGTGCAGACAGAAATGCATTCTTCTGCCAAGCTTGCAACACCTGCCTCTGTGGGAGCCACCCATGAAGATTCTAACATGCATATTTCTAGTGATGTTAATATGATGGATAAGAGAAAACAATTGTTTCCTGTCATAAATGATCGGGCTGGTATAGATAAGGAAGACAATAAGATGTTAAATCCTGCTGGAACTGAGGCAGATGTTGCAGAACTACATACTACCAGCAGATCTTCTATGATGGAAGAAACAAGTCTTGAGGAAGCATCTCTTGTTATTGAGACTATACGCCGTGAAGAGTTTGGTCTGGATCAGGCACTAAGTGACACTGAGAATAGCTTGTTAAAGAAGCAGCATGCTCGACTTGGCAGAGCATTGCATTGCCTTTCACAAGAATTATATTCCCAGGATTCTCATCTACTTCTTGAGCTG GTACAGAATGCTGACGACAATACATATCCTGAGGATGTTGAAGCAACATTAGCATTCATTCTCCAAGAGGATGGTATTGCTGTTCTAAACAATGAGAGGGGCTTCTCTGCTGAGAACATTAGAGCACTCTGTGATATTGGTAACTCGACAAAGAAAGGATCAAACCAGGGTTATATTGGAAATAAAGGCATTGGATTTAAATCAGTTTTCCGG GTAACTGATGCTCCGGAGATCCATTCAAATGGTTTCCATGTGAAATTTGATATCACAGATGGCCAGATTGGTTTTGTGTTGCCAACTGCAGTTCCACCTTACAGTACCACTTCTTTTAGTAGAATGTTATCCGTTGAAGATGACAAGGATGCCCATTCATTGTGGAACACTTGCATTTTACTTCCCTTCAGATCAAAATTTAGGGAGTGCACTGGTATGTGCTCCATTGTGTCTTTGTTTTCAGATCTGCACCCATCTCTACTGCTGTTCCTTCATCGACTAAAATGTATCAAGTTTAAGAATTTGTTTGATGACACACTTCTGATTATGAGAAGGGAGATTCTTGGTGATGGTATTGTGAGAATCTCGCATGGGATTGAGACAATGAGTTGGTTGGTGGTCAGTAAGAGGCTACAAGGTACCATTGTGCGGCATGATGTGTGCACCACAGAGATAGCTGTGGCGTTTACTTTGCAGCAGactgaggaaggagattatgaaCCTTATTTGAAGCAGCAACCTGTGTTTGCTTTTCTTCCTCTAAGGAATTACGGTCTTAAATTCATTCTTCAAGGAGATTTTGTTTTACCATCTTCCAGAGAGGAAGTGGATGCGGATAGTGCATGGAATCAGTGGTTGTTGTCTGAATTCCCTTCTTTGTTTGTAAGTGCCCAAGAATCTTTTTGTGCTCTTCCCTGTTTTCAGAGGTGCCCTGGAAAAGCTGTCACAGCCTTCTTGAGTTTTATTCCTCTAGCAGGAGAGGTTCATGGATTCTTCAGCCAGCTTCCACACTTGATCCTTTCCAAGTTGCGTCTGACCCGCTGCATGTTTTTGGATGGCTCTACTGTGCAATGGGTCTATCCATGCAACACACTTAGGGGTTGGGATGAACAAACTAAAATGTTATTTTCAGAAGGCTTACTTCATGAACATCTTGGTCTTGGTTACCTCTCAAAAAATATTGTTATATCTGATAAGTTATCAAGAGCCCTAGGTATTCATGACTATGGACCAAACATTTTGCTAGATGCCATCTCATCTATTTGCCGAATTGATGGTTGTATTGAGTCATTGGGCCTGGAATGGCTTTGTGCTTGGTTTGTTAACCTTTATCTGACATTGCTGTCTCATTCTTCTCAAAATGTTTCCTCAGCAAGAAACCTCGAAGACATTCTTTTGGATAAAGTTAGGAAAATACCATGCATCCCACTTTCAGATGGTTCATTTACCTCTATTTCAGATGGTCGTATATGGTTGCCATATGATGTTGCCAGTTCCATTCCTGAATGCAGTAGCATTCCGAATTTTCCAGCTCTATATGGTAATCTTCGAACTGTAAGTCCAAACCTTCTCTCTGCATGCTGCAAAAATAAATACCTCATGGAGGAAGTCAGAATAAATGATCTGGCAGACATGCTCCAAAGGATCGGGGTGCGGAAGTTGTCTGGGCATGACATTGTTAAAAATCACATCATGGTGTCCTTGCGTAACGGTTTAGATGCTAATGTGGCTGATATAGTGATTAGAGAGTATGTGAGCTTTATTATGGTTCATCTTCAGTCTTCTTGCACCAGCTGTAACTTTGAAAGAGGAGAGATAGTGTCAGAACTACGGAAGAGTCCTATCTTCCTTACAAACCATGGATACAAGAGCCCAGCTGATGAACCAATTCACTTCAGTAAAGATTATGGAAATTCCGTGGATGTTACTAGACTGCTTCAGAATGTAGAAATAAGTTGGATTGAACTTGATAGTAGCTATTTGCAGCATCATGGTTCACAGTCGTCATCATTTGCACGGGAAAAATGGAGGCAATTTTTTGAAGAAATGGGTGTGACTGATTTTGTGCAGGTAGTGAAAGTTGAAAAAACTTTATCCCAAGTTGATTCTATTCTAGCAGGAGGACTTTCTCTAGCTGATGTATCTACAAAACAATGTACAGTGTATGACTGGGAGTCACCAGAATTATCTAGAATTTTATCAATATTTTCTTCAAAAAGATGCAAGGAAAATTGTGTATATCTTCTGGAAGTTCTTGATAGATTCTGGGATGATCATTATAGTGCAAAATCTAGGATCTTCACAGATGCTACACATTGTGGTGAAAACAGAGCAGTTGAATCATCATTTATGAAGTGCATTCAAAGCTTCAAATGGATAGCATCAAGAATGGATGAGGATCTTCATTATGCAACAGATTTATTCTATGATTGTGAAAATGTCCGCTCTCTTTTTGGTAGTGTGGCTCCATATGCTGTACCGCAG GTATCTAGCAGTTCACTTAAGAAGGCCATTGGATTCAAAACAGAGGTATCTTACTGTGATGCATTGATGGTCCTGAAGTCTTGGATAACGTCAAAGGTTCCCTTTAGAGCAAG TATGAGCCAGATGTGCAAATTCTATACCTTCTTGTCTGAAGGCGTGGCAGACGCAAAGATTGACATTAAACGGGAGTTCATGTCGTCTCCTTCTATATTTACACCACTACAGCGTCCTCGGGCAAGTGAGGTTATTCCTGGAAGGTTTTTGGCGCCAGAAGACCTCTATTGGCATGACCCAACAGGATGTTCTGAAATAACAGAGGATTTCGTTGCAACGAAAAACAGAAGTATGTTCCCAAGAAAAATGCTGTCTGCAGCCTATCCAAACCTTTATGAATTATTTACTCTGACATGCGGTGTACCAAAGGCCCCAACAACATCAAATTATGTTGAGATGCTGCTACGGTTGTCAACCATTGCATTGCCTTCACAGGCAGGAAACCAT GTCTTTTGTGTATTTGTGAGATGGGCCAAGTGTATGCATTCTGAAAGTGACAAGATGAATGATATATTGTACTTGAAAGAATCCCTTCAGAAATTAGAAACAACAATATTGCCCACCTCAGCCGATAAATGGGTCTCTCTACATCCTTCTTTTGGCCTTGTTTGCTGGGTAGATGATGATGAGCTAAAGCAACAGTTTGTTAACTCTAATGATGTTTACTTCATACAATTTGGCGACCTTTCTTCTGAGGATAAGCAAATGTTGTATGGAAGAGTTGCTGCTTTAATGAAAAGCTTAGGCATCCAAGCACTTTCAAAG GTTGTGTATCGTGAAGCAATATTTTATGGTACATCAGAGAACAGAGAAAAGGTTTCCTTGATTTGTTGGCTGTTGCCATACATGCAACGTTACATCTATAAGATGCATAGAGATACTTATATCAACTTCCAGAAAAACGACATCATGAAGATTAGCAACCTGCAAGTAGTAGTTGTTGACAAGTTATTCCACAAGTATGTACTGAGGGGACTCGAGAGTTCTTCTAAGAAAAGATTCCAATGTCATTGTCTTTTGCAG GGAGATACTCTATATGCAACACAAGAGGCTGACTCACATTCAGTATTTTTGGAGCTTTCTAGAATTTTCTTTGATGGATCCCATGATCTTCATTTTGCAAATTTTCTACACATGATCAAAACCATGGCCGAATCTGGCACTCATGCTGAGCAAATAGAGACTTTTATCGTTAATAATCAGAATGTGCCTGAGTTACCTGAGCATGAAGCTATCTGGTCCTTCTCTTCCTTGTCTGCAGCCAAACATGGTTCAGCGAACCAAGGTGGTGCTGATACCCAGGGGGTTGATTTCCAACCTGTCCATGAATTTAGTATTCCCAATCATCAGAAGGCACAGGTGATGGTTTCTAGTTGGCCTCTAAACTATTGGAGAACAGCACCCGTCTTCAGAACACCTCTCATAAACCAGCATGCAAGCATGCAAGAGGCAAAGGTGAATGATGCTGGACCTTCATCAAACTTAAACATGCCTGCTATGTATGGACACACCGAAGATAGTTTgctttctgctgatcttgaaagGGATTGGATTATAGAAGAGAATCCAAGAACTGAAACTACATTGTTTGGAGATAGTTCATCGGAAATCCTTGATGAGCCTCAGATGGTGATGTCTGCTGAACCTTTCCATGCACCTGCTTATTTGAACTTGGAGGCTGGAAATTCAAGCCCAACGGTTCATGTCGAGCTAACAAATTCCGATGAGAAACTGGCCAATCTTGCAGAAGACAAGAATCGGCGACTTTCAGATGCAAGCCAGTTAAGAACAGGTTCAAACCCAATGGTTGATGTTGAGCTAACAAATTTCGATGAGAAACTGGCCAATCTTGCAGAAGGCAAGAATCAGCGACTTTCAGATGCAAGCCAGTTAAGAACAGGTTCAAACCCAATGGTTGATGTTGAGCTAACAAATTTCGATGAGAAACTGGCCATTCTTGCAGAAGACAAGAATCAGCGACTTTCAGATGCAAACCAGTTAAGAACAGGGAGGCTTGGTGAAGAACTGGTCGAGAAATATTTGGCCAAACAGCTAGGTTCCAACAATGTTAGGTGGGTGAACAACAGAATTGAAACCGGACTGCCTTATGATATTGTTATAACACACCCAGAGGGTTTCACAGAGTATGTGGAGGTTAAAACAACTGTATCTTCAAGAAAAGATTGGTTTGACGTCTCAGCAAGGGAATGGCAGTTTGCCTTGGAGAAAGGGGATTCATTTAGCATTGCTCGTGTCATCTTAGGTACAAagaaagcaagtatagaaatgttGAAAAACCCACACAAGCTTTGTAAGCAGAAAGCATTGCGGCTTGCTCTCCTGATATCCAGATCGGCAGCAACCTAG